The Longimicrobium sp. region GTCGCACCCGAAGCCGTGGGCGAACAGCATGGGCTGCGTGCCGCGGCCGAAGACCTTCACGTTGTTGCGGACGAGCGCGTCCTGGGGCATGTCCAATTTTCGTCTAGGGTTGGGCGTAAGTCCAGGCTGCTTCTCGCCCGCAAACATCATGCGCCGTCAGCTTTTGGCGGCTGGCGGCTGCTGTCGATGCGTTCCCTGGATGACACTTCGTTGGGGCGGAGCGTTGCGGAGGGATGGGCTACAGCGTGGCGGCGTACTCCAGCGCTTCCACCAGGCCGCCGCGGTCCACGTGCCCCACGTGGTGGCGGGCCACGGCGCGCACCTCGGCGGCGGCGTTGCCCATGGCCACGGGAAAGCCGACCACGCGCATGGCTTCGAGGTCGTTGGTGCCGTCGCCCACCATCATCACGCGCTCCAGCGGAATCCCGTACTCCCCGGCCACGGCGCGCACCGCACCGGCCTTGTCCAGCCCCGGCGCCGTCAGGCTGATGAACGCCGTGTCGGGCATCACGGGCGAGGTGGAGGGCGTCAGCGCCAGCCCCTCGTGCGGCTCCACGAGAACGGCGCCTTCCTCCGCCAGCGGCACGATCCACTGCGCGCGGACGATGGCGCCCCGCAACTCGCCGAAGGGCCGCGGTGCGAAGGGCACGCCGAGCAGCCCGGCGTGGCGCCGGGCGCGCTCGCCGGTGCTCTCGACGGCGTACCCGGTGTCGGTGTACAGCTCCAGGATGCGCCCGGTCTCCCGCGCCCGGGCGATCAGCCTCTGAACGGCGTCATCGGGGACCTGGCCGGAGCGCGAGCGGCCCGTCGGCAGGTGCACGATGCTGGCGCCGTTCTGAAAGACGTGCCATCCCTGCGGGTCCAGCCGCTCC contains the following coding sequences:
- a CDS encoding Cof-type HAD-IIB family hydrolase, with amino-acid sequence MIELICVDVDGTLVGSSGDVAPEVWPAVERAREAGARLVICSGRPAFGLTRELAERLDPQGWHVFQNGASIVHLPTGRSRSGQVPDDAVQRLIARARETGRILELYTDTGYAVESTGERARRHAGLLGVPFAPRPFGELRGAIVRAQWIVPLAEEGAVLVEPHEGLALTPSTSPVMPDTAFISLTAPGLDKAGAVRAVAGEYGIPLERVMMVGDGTNDLEAMRVVGFPVAMGNAAAEVRAVARHHVGHVDRGGLVEALEYAATL